Proteins co-encoded in one Brassica oleracea var. oleracea cultivar TO1000 chromosome C4, BOL, whole genome shotgun sequence genomic window:
- the LOC106339270 gene encoding B3 domain-containing protein At2g31420-like: protein MSSKESIPMVKSDDNKFWKLDMLAELSKKVLEEKERASGTEKSSSTPPPKWLMEVMMKEKNAHDPKLIIEKRLHASDLSKVQSRLSMPINQLLSSDFLTDEEKTILHEPAPDPVKSTRKEGSKKGVSVVLVDPLSKRHEVEIRRWKIGACWSYVVVGGWNNVIDRNKFEVDDVTVIWSFRYGGGKLCLALSPLVRESKHSGQSSSRRS from the coding sequence ATGTCTTCAAAAGAATCCATCCCAATGGTGAAATCTGATGATAATAAGTTTTGGAAGCTGGATATGTTGGCAGAACTTTCGAAAAAGGTGTTAGAAGAAAAAGAGAGAGCCAGTGGCACGGAGAAATCTTCTTCGACACCACCACCCAAGTGGCTTATGGAGGTGATGATGAAAGAAAAGAACGCACACGATCCAAAACTGATCATAGAGAAGAGACTGCACGCGAGCGATCTCAGCAAAGTCCAATCACGTCTCTCAATGCCTATAAACCAACTGCTTAGTTCGGATTTTTTGACGGACGAGGAGAAAACAATCCTACACGAACCGGCGCCAGATCCGGTGAAAAGTACTCGTAAAGAAGGCAGCAAAAAAGGCGTGAGTGTGGTCCTGGTGGATCCTCTGTCAAAAAGGCATGAGGTTGAGATAAGGAGGTGGAAGATTGGTGCATGTTGGAGCTATGTAGTGGTTGGTGGTTGGAACAATGTGATTGACAGGAACAAGTTTGAGGTGGATGACGTCACTGTGATATGGTCGTTCCGATATGGAGGAGGTAAACTATGTTTGGCTCTCTCTCCTCTGGTAAGAGAATCTAAACACTCCGGTCAGAGCAGCTCTCGTCGTTCCTGA